The region GCCGCTGCGCGCCAGGGCGCGAGCACCGGCTATATCTGCGCGGTCGGCGCCGATACCTTCGGCGAACGCCTGCGCGCACTGTGGACGCAGGAGCGGGTCGACACGCGGCATGTGCATGTCGACGCCGGTGCGCCCACCGGGGTGTACTTTGTCTCGCACGACAGCCACGGCCATCGCTTCGACTACCTGCGCGAAGGTTCCGCTGCCAGTCGCTACCAGCATGAACAGCTGCCGCTGGGTGCCATCGCGGCGGCGCGCTACCTGCATCTGTCCGGCATCAGCCTGGCCATCAGCACCAGCGCGTGCGATGCCGGCCTGGACGCGATGGAGCATGCGCGCAAGGCCGGCACCAAGGTGACGCTGGACACCAACCTGCGGCTGCGCCTGTGGTCGCTGGCACGCGCGCGCGGCATCATGCGCGAAGCCTTCCGGATGACCGACGTATGCCTGCCCAGCTGGGACGACATCACCGTGCTGACCGGGCTGGACGACCGCGACGCCATCGCCGATTACCTGCTCGGCTGCGGCATCGGCCTGGTCGCGCTGAAGCTGGGGGAAGAGGGCTCGTATATCGCCACGCCGGAGTCCCGCAGCCTGGTGCCGGCCTATCCGGTCAAGCCGGTCGATGCCACGGGCGCGGGCGACTGCTTTGGCGGCAGCTTCGTCGCGCGGCTGGCCGCGGGCGCCGATCCGTTCGAGGCGGCGCGCTATGCCAACGTGGCGGCAGCGCTGTCGACCACCGGCTATGGCGCGGTGGCGCCGATTCCCGATGCGCAGACCGTGCTGGCGCGGCTGGCGCAGTCGGTATCGGTGATCGCCTGAGCCGTGGCCCGAACCTGATGTTTTCCTGAACCCATATACCGCGAGATCGCCATGTCCAACCAGACCTCCCCGCTGCTTCAACGCCTTGCCGATGTGCCGGTGATCCCGGTGCTGGAATTCCACTCCGTCGACGAGGCGCTGCACGTCAGCGAGGCGCTGGTGACCGGTGGCTTGCCGCTGCTGGAAATCACGCTGCGCACGCCAGTGGCGCTGGAAGCGATCCGGGCAGTGGCCGCGGCGCTGCCGCAAGCCTGCGTCGGCGCCGGCACGGTGCTGAACGCGGAGCAACTGCACGCCGTGCGTGAAGCGGGCGCCCAGTTTGCGGTCTCGCCCGGGCTGACGCCGGCGCTGGCTGCCGGCGCGCAAGGCGCGGGAATTTCGCTGCTGCCCGGCGTGGCCACCGCCAGCGAGGCCATGGCGGCCCTGGAAGCCGGCTTCACGTTCCTCAAGTTTTTCCCGGCACAGGCAGCGGGTGGGGTGCCGATGCTCAAGTCGCTGGGCGGGCCGCTGCCGCAGCTGCACTTCTGCCCGACCGGCGGCATCGATGCCGCGCTGGCGCCGTCCTACCTGGCGTTGCCCAATGTGGTGTGCGTGGGCGGGTCGTGGGTAGTGCCCAAGGATGCCGTCGCCGGTGGCGACTGGGCCCGCATCCGCGCGCTGGCCCAGGAAGCCAAGGCACTGCGCACCAGGCCCTGAGCTCGCCGCCAAAAGCAAAACGGCACGCCCGATGGCGTGCCGTTTTGCTGTGAATGCAGCCCTGGCCGGCTTACTTGTGGCGTTCTGCCGAGCTTTCCAGCTTCTGGCCGCCACGCTGAATGTCCTGGCCCAGGCCCGCCATCGTGTTGCAACCCGCCAACAGAGTGGCAAACAAAACGCACCAGATCCAACCTTTCTTCACGCCGGGCTCCTTTCGATAGGGTTCAGAATCGAGAGATTCTTCGAGTTTGGGATTGCCGCAGATTTTACCGCTGCTGCGCTGGGCTTTGATAGCTGGTATGTCGCAATTTGTAAATCGTGCAACCACCCGGGCAGCGCGCGGTGGTCAGGCCGGCGGCGCCAGCAGGGCCCGGGCGCGCTGCTGGATCGCTGCATGGGTCTGCAGCAGCCATACCGCGGGGAACGGTTGCGCCAGCAGGTAGCCCTGCACGCTGTGGCAGCCCCAGGACCGCACGGCGTCGAGCTGCTGGCGGGTTTCGATCCCCTTGGCGCAGACCGACGCGCCGGCGCGCCGCGCGGCCCGGCAGGCCTCGCGCAGGCTGTCGGCACGGCCGAGTGCCTCGCGCGCATGGCCCAGTCCCCTCGCGTCCAGCGTGACGGCGTCCGGTTCCAGCGCTGCCAGGGCCTCGCGGCAGGCCGGGCTGTCGTCGAAATCACCCAGCGCCAGTTGCAGGCCACGCCGGCGCAGCGCGGCAAAGCGGTCAATAAGGTCCGCGTCGGTCGGCACCGTGCCGGCCGGCAGTTCGATGCACAGGTGCGCCGGCGCGATGCCGCCCGCGTCGAGCGCCTGCGCCAGGGCTTCCACCATTTGCGGACGATGCAGTTGCGCGCTCGAGGCCAGCAGGGTGAACCGGAGCGGACCGATGGTCGCGGCGGCGCGCACCAGCGGCAGCACGCTTTCCAGCAGCCAGTTGCCGATGCGGCCGACCAGCCCGAGCGTTTCAACGCCCGGCAGGAAGTCCTGCGGCGCCACGCGGCCGAGCACCGGATGCTGCCAGCGCAGCCGCACGGTATAGCCGCTGACGGCGGCGCCGGCAAGGTCCGCGCGCGGCTGCAGTTGCAGGCTCAGTTCGCCGCGTTCGAGCGCGTCGGGCAGCGCAGCCAGCAATGGGGCCGCGGGCGGCGATACCGGCTTGTCGGCGCGGGCCAGGCCAGCGCCGCCCTGGCGGTTGACCCGCAGCATGGCATCGAACGCCTGTTGCAGGCTGCGCTCGGCGGGGATGTCGGCATGGTCGTTGGCCACGCCGATGCTGCAGGACAGGTGCAGCTCGAAGCCGTCCAGTGCGAACGGCCGGGACAGGTCGTCGGCCACGCGGCTGGCCACCTGGCCGGGATCCTGCACACCCGCCGGCAGCCGGGTGATGACCACCAGGTCGGCAGCCGCCAGCCAGTCCATGAAGGCGCCCGGCGGCAGCAGGCAGGCGATGCGTGCCTGCACGATGCCGCGCAGCCTGGCGGAACGGTCAGGCCCGAGGGTTTCGCAGGCGCTGGCAAAGCGATCCAGGCGGATCGCCAGGATCGCCGCCCGGTGCCCGGCCTGGGCGCGGCGAGCGGTCAGCGCGCTCACCAGCGCGGACGGCTGTATCGCGCCATCGCGGCCGCCGGCAGTGCCCTTGACGATATCGTCGGCGTCAGGATCCATGCATGATTTTGCGTGCCGCCGGACCATGGCTTGCGGCGTACGCGTCTCCCCGTATCTGAACTGGTTCTTCGGCAGGCTGCCGGGCATTCGTTGCCAGGCGGCAGCCATGCGTGCCGCGGCCGCTTGCGGGCCGCGAAGCCCGATCATAAGCGAAGGGAACGGAGAGGATCATCGCAGATGGCGCCAAAGTGATTCGGTCGCAACTGCATTTGATCTGGATCAAAGCGGCCCGTACGGGGGGTGGCCGGCAGTGCCGGCCCCCGATGCTTAGCCGGTGGTTTCTTCTTCGGGCCCGTCCTGGGGCGGCAGGCGCTCGGCCAGCACCTTGTCGATGCGCTTGCCGTCCATGTCGACGATCTCGAAGCGCCAGTCTCCCCATTGCACGGTGTCCGCAATCTGGGGCAGCCGCCCCAGCAGCAACAGCAACATGCCCGACAGGGTGTGGTAGCGCTCCTTTTCCTCCTCGGGCACCTGGCGCAGGCCGATGCGGTCTTTCAGTTCCGGAATGGGGATAAGGCCATCGAGCAGCCACGAGCCGTCGTCGCGCTGTACCGCCCATTGCTCGCCGGCGGCCTCGGCCTTGAATTCGCCTGTGATGGCTTCGATCAGGTCCTGCAGCGTGACCAGGCCCAGCACCTCGCCGTATTCGTCGATGACAAAGGCGATCTGCCCGCCCGACGCGCGGAAGTTTTCCAGCAGTTCCATGCCGGTCACGCTTTCCGGCACGAACACCGCGGGCTGCACCGCGGCCTGCAGGTCGGCTTCCTCGCCGCGCAAGCGGCGCGCCAGCAACTGGCGCGCGCTGACCACGCCGATGATGTCATGCATGCCACCGCGCACCACCGGGAAGCGCGAGTGGTCGGATTCTTCGATGCGGCGCAGGTTCTCCTCCATGCTGGCTTCCACATCGAGGTAGACCACGTCGCCGCGGGGCACCATCAGTGACGCCAGCTGGCGGTCATCGAGCCTGAACACGTTGCGCACCATGGTGTGCTCATGCTGCTCGATCACGCCGGCTTCGGAGCCCTCGACCAGCAGCGCATGGATTTCTTCCTCGGTCACGCCGGGGCCGCGGTCGACCTGGGTGCCAAGCAGGCGCAGCACCAGCCGCGTCGAACTCGACAGAAGCTTGACGAAGGGGGTCGAGGCCACCGCCAGCCAGCCGATCGGGCGCGCCACCAGCCGTGCGATGGTCTCGGGCGCCATCTGGCCCAGTCGCTTCGGCACCAGTTCGCCCAGCACGATGGAAAAATAGGTCAGGCCCGCCACCACGATTGCGGTGGCCACATAGCCGGCGGTGGTTTCGGAGACGCCGAAACCCTGCAGCCACGCGCCCAGCGGCTGCGCCAGCGTGGATTCGCCGACCACGCCGTTCAGCACGCCGATCGAGGTAATGCCGATCTGCACGGTCGAGAGGAAGCGGGTGGGGTCCTCCCCCAGCTTCGCCGCGGCAATGGCGCCGCGGTCGCCGTTCTCGATCTGGCGTTGCAGGCGTGCCTTGCGGGCTGTCACGAGTGCAATTTCTGACATCGCAAACAGGCCGTTCAGCAGAATCAGCGCCAGTAATATGGCAATTTCCATCAGGGTGCGCGCCCTCTGCGCGCCGGGTGTCTGAAAAGATCAAGCATACCATTCGCCTGTTACACAACGTCGCCACTGTGATGCGCCGGCCGCAAAGCGGGGCGCTTCGGCAAGCCATCGGCGGATCCATGGATGGCTGCGATTACCTGCCAGGTATTCGCAGCACCGCCTCCGCCATGCTGTAATAGCCCGCATGGAAACCCTGACCCCTGCCTCCGAGGCCACGCTCGACTTCCCCGGACTGCTGCGCTACTGGCGCGGCAAGCGCGGCTACAGCCAGCTTGCGCTGTCGCTGGCTGCCGGGGTGTCGCAGCGCCACATCTCCTTTCTCGAGTCCGGGCGTGCCCGGCCCAGCCGCGAGATGGTGCTGGCGCTGGCCGAGCGCCTGGGCGTGCCGCTGCGCCAGCGCAACCGGCTGCTGCTCGCGAGCGGCTTCGCCCCCGCCTACAGCGAACATGCGCTGAACGCGCCGCCGCTGCAAATGGTGCAGCAGGCGATCGCGCTGATCCTGGCCAAGCAGGAGCCGTACCCGGCCGTGGTGCTGGACCGCTTCTGGAACCTGGTCGACGCCAATGCCGCCTACCGTCGCATGTTCCACACGCTGCTGGGCGGCCGCCCGCCGGCATCGCTCGCGGACGATCCGCACCGGGTCAACCTGATGCTGACCGTGTTCGATCCGGACGGCCTGTGGCCGGTGATCGAGAACGCGCGCCAGGTTGGCCGCTACCTGTTGCGGCGCGTATGGCAGGAATTGCAGGTGCAGGCGCACGACCAGACCGCACGCGGCTTGTTCGCACGCATTGCGGACTGGCAGCCGGACCTGGTCGGTCCCGGCGGCGTGCTGCTGCCGGAGGATGACGGCAGCGACGGGCCGCCGCCGCCGCTGTTGCCCGTGGTGCTCCATGCCGGTGCGTTTCGTGCATCGTTGTTCTCGACGCTGACCACGCTCGGCATTCCGCAGGATGTCACGCTGCAGGAGCTGCGCATCGAATGCTTCTTCCCGGCGGACGACGCGACCCGCCTCCTGTTTGAAACGCAGGGCGGGGCGCATGAGCGGCCGGTCAAAAGCGGTAGCGCAGATAGATGACGTGGAAGGTGGTGCCAGGATTGGGTTCCTTGATGCCGCCGTTGGACAGATGCTGGATGCGGTAGCCCGCGGCAAAGTTGCGGTCCTTGCCGAGCATCACGCCAAGACCGGCGTATTCCGAGAACTGGAACGCAGTGGAGAGGACGTGGTCGTCGGAGGTCCGCGTGCCGCTCAGCAGCCGCGCGCCCACCGACAGCTCGAGGAACGGCACCCAGGTGTGCCGCCACCATCCGATCCGTACCACCGGCGAAGCGCCGAACTCCCACAGATCGTTTGGATTGTTGTTGCTGTCGCTGAGCCAGCGCGCAACGTTGACCTCCCACTGCAGGTCCACCTGCCAGCCCTGCGGGTTGCCCCATGCCAGGCCCGAATCCCAAAGCATGGCAATCTCCGCCTTTTGCACGTGGTGGCTGTCGTCGAAGCCGTAGCCCAGCTGGACCGCCGGCGCCGCGCGTGCGGCCGTGCTCAGGCATCCGGCCAGCGCGAGCAGCGCCGCAATGGCGGTGCGGCGCGGCCGCTGCCACCGCCGCGCCGAAAAGGTTGGAAGGAAGGGGATGCAACGCGCATGGCTGTCGTGTCTGGCTTCTTGGTCTGGTCGGCACATGGGAAGCACGTTGAAAGGATGCGGTGTCGTTGTCAGGCAAGCCAAGGGGGAAAACCGCCGCATGCAGCGCCCCAGGTCTGCCTCCATACCCTATTTGTAGTACACCGGAAGGCACGCTGCGCAAGCCTGATGTGACCGGCGCCACGGCGCGGACAAGTATGCGCGGCGCACGCCAGGGCCATCGTGACAAAGCACAATCGTGCTAACATGCGCGGGCCGGTGCCGGCCGCCACGGCCAGTCCGGTTACGTTACGTCTTCAGGGCGGGGTGAAAGTCCCCACCGGCGGTATGCCGCGACGCGCAGCGCGCGTCCGGCGAGCCCGCGAGCGCTCGCATTCCCGTGCGAGGTCAGCAGACCTGGTGAGAGGCCAGGGCCGACGGTCATAGTCCGGATGAAAGAAGATGAACGGAGCTCGCCCGCATGGCCTGGCGCTTGCCTGGCCGTGTGGTTTGCCGCGCCCTGCGCATCGCAGGGCGCGGTGGTCCGTGCGCGCGCCGACAGCGCGGCGCGCGGGTCGCGCAGTTTCGTTGACCCTTCCCCTGGAACGCCCATTGATGTTGAACCAGGAGCGTTTCATGTCCAGCTTTTCCACCGAAGCCATTGTTCCCGCGGTGTCCGCGGAAATCCCTCCCCCTGCCACGGTCGCCGCAATTGCCGGCGCCGACGCGCGCGCGCTGGAATTGCGTATCGAACAGGCCCTCGAGGCCATGCGCGAAGGCCGGCCCGTGGTGCTGCTCGATGACGACGACCGCGAGAACGAGGCCGACCTGATCCTTGCCGCCGAGCGCCTGACCCATGCCAACATGGCCATGATGATTCGCGAATGCAGCGGCATCGTGTGCCTGTGCCTGCCGACGGACAAGGTGCGCCGCCTGGGCCTGCGGCCGATGGTCGAGCACAACCGTAGCCAGTACGGCACTGCCTTTACCGTTTCGATCGAAGCCCGCGAGGGGGTGAGCACGGGCGTCAGCGCGGCCGACCGGATCACCACCATCCGCGCGGCGATTGCCGAGGATGCGGGCGCCGATGCCGTGGTCAGTCCCGGCCATGTGTTCCCGCTGGTGGCGCGCGACGGCGGCGTGCTGGAGCGCCGCGGCCATACCGAAGGCTCAGTCGACCTGGCGCGCATGGCAGGGCTGTCGCCCGCTGCCGTGCTGTGCGAGCTGATGAACCCGGATGGCACCATGGCCCGGCGCGCCGAAGCCCTCGCCTTTGCCGACATGTACCGGTTGCCGGTGCTGACCATCGAGGACCTGGTCGCCTGGCGACGCCTGCACGGCTGAAGGCCGCGGGGATGCACGGATGCGGGCCCGCCGGCGCGCCGCAATCCGCGCATCCTGTGCGACAATGCGGATCGCTTTTTCCCGTCTACATGAGGGTAATTCCATGATGTTCCGCATTGTTAAACACGCAGCAGCGCTCGCTGGCTGCGTGTTAGGCCTGGCCATGCCGCAGGCGCACGCCGATGACGGCGCCGCACCGGCCGCTGACGCGCCGGCCTCTGCATCCCGTCCGGCCGCTGCCGCTGGCCTCTACGAATGCCAGATCGCCGGCACCGGCACCGTGTTCCGCTCGACGCCCAAGGAAGGCTGCCGCCTGGTCGCCGCGCCCGATCCCGGCGCACCCGACCCGCAGCGCTGGCTGCCGCTGATGGGTGCCAATGGCGTGATTTCCTATTTCGATCAATCGGCGGTGCGCCGCCAGGGCACGCAGGTTGGCGTGGTGGTGATGCGCAATTCGCCGTCAGGCGTGATCCGCACCGCCAGCGGCGAACCGATCCGTTCTTCGCTCAAACGCATGGTGCTGAACTGCGCCACGTCGATGTTCGCCGTGGTCGAGCAAACGCTCTATAGCAAGCGCTTTGCGCGCGGCGATTCCCTCTATACCATCCGCGCGCCGCAATACGGCACCTTCCAGGTGGCCGGCCCCGGCACCATCGCCGGGGAACTGCTGCGCAAGCTATGCCGCTAGGCCAGGGCCGCGCGGCACCGCTGCGCCAGGCTGGCTTATTCGCCCACGTGGCGCGACTTCCATTGCCCGTTGGGCTGCTTGCAGAACCAGCCGCTCCAGTGCTCTTCGGCGCTGCCGCGCTTGAGCTCCGACTTCAGGCGCCGGCACGGCTGGCCCTTGTCTGTCTTGCTCTCGACCGGGGTGATGGTGCCGTCGATCTGCTGGCGCCGTCCGGCGGCCGGAAAGGTCCATGCCACGGACTGGCCATCGGCGGTGTCGTTCAGCGCAGACCGCACTGACTTGGCCAGCGACGCGCCTTCCTTGTCGTTGAGCGTGCCGATGATGGTGCCGCTCAGGTAGTTGTCGAAGTAAGCGTGCGCCGGTGCGGCGGCAGCGAACAGCAGCGCAGCCCCCAGCGCGCCCGCCAGGGCGGCACGCAGGGTGGGACGGGCGAGGCTGGCAGGGGAAGAGGTTTGCCGGGTCAGCATGACGGCTCCTTGTGGCTTCACGGTGGCGTTGGAGTGGCATTGTAAGCGCAATGCGCGGCAGTGGACGACGGTTGCCGGCGCGGCACGCCAATCGTGGCCACCGGGCCGCGGTTGACACGTGCAGGGCCCTGACCTAGCGTTGATTTCTGCCCCCTTCGTGCCGCCGGCACGAGAGCGGTCCATTCCTGCGAGAGGAGATCCCATGACGCTGCGCTATCTCACAATCGGCCTGGCCGCGGCCTGCGCCTTTGGCACGCTGCACGCTCAGACCGGCAAGGCCGACAAATTCAATCCGTACACCGACGGTGCCAAGCAGGGCGATTTCAATCCCTACACCGAAGGGGCGAAGCAGGACAAGTTCAGCCCGTACAGCGACGGCGCAAAAAGCGATAACGTGACCTCGCTGAACCCGGGCGCGAGGCCCGACCAGATGGAGCCGATCCAGGGCGGAGCACAGAAGTCCTTCGACTCGTTCAGCCAGGGCGGCATGAACACCGGCAAGTTCGATCCCTATTCCGAAGGTGCCAAGAGCGGCAAGTTCGATCCCTACAGCGAGGGCGCTAAAAAGTAACAGTGTATTAAACCGGGCGGACGCGTTCCGGCCCCGCGCGACGAGCGAGCGCTGCTGCCTGCGGGCACCGTGGTCGCCGGCGCTTGGGGGCGGTGTGACCTCATCGCCCGGAAAGCCAAGCGTGGTGCGGCTTTCGAGGTACCTCGCCAACATTTTGTTTCAAACCTTGCGTGATCGAAACGTGACTTTTGCGTCTCGAATTGCTATGGTTTATTGCGCATCGCAACAAACCGGACACGGTGCCACGCGGGCATATAGCCCCGCGTCGGGGCCTCGCCACTCGGCGCCGCGCTCATCTCTTGCCGTGTCCTTCATCGTTCAGGCCGCTGATGCCGGCCGCTCCGATTCAACCGACCACCCTGGCATACATGTCACAGATCGCCACGCCACGACTATCCGAACCGTTTACCTTGCCCGCTGCTGGGCCAGGTGCCCGTCGCCGCGCGGCGCGGGCCGGCGCACGGATCGCGGCCTGGCTCGGCGGCGGCGCGCTGGCGTTGTGCGCGATGGCGGCCCATGCATTCGACTTCGACACCGTTGCGTCGCGCGCGCGCCAGCTGGCGGCGTCGCCCTACAAGGCGCCTGCGCAGAACCTGCCGCGCGAGTTGCGCGAGCTGACCTACGAGCGCTATCGCGAGATCGAGTACAAGCCCGAGCGCTTCGCATGGCGCGGCACGCGTTCGCCGTTCGAGCTGTCGTTCTTCCACGAGGGCATGGTGTTCGACCAGCCCGTGCGTATCCATGAAGTGGTGGGCAACAGCGTGCGGGAATTCCGCTTCGACCCTTCCGCGTTCAACTACGGCCCGCACAAGGTTGATGCCGCCAAGCTGAAGGGGCTGGGCTACGCCGGCTTCCGCATCCTGTATCCGCTCAACCAGGGCAAGCGCAAGGACGAGCTGGCGTCGTTCCTCGGCGCCAGCTACTTCCGCGCGCTGGGCAAGGACCAGTGGTACGGGCTTTCGGCCCGTGGCCTGGCAGTGGATACCGCGCTCAACTCGGGCGAGGAATTCCCGCGCTTCGTTGAATACTGGATCGAGCGCCCCGGCGTCAACGCCAAGGAAATCACCATCTATGCCCTGATGGACTCGCGCCGCATGAGCGGGGCGTACCGTTTCATCATCAAGCCGGGTGCGGAGACCGCGATGGAGGTCAAGTCGCGCCTCTACCTGCGCGAGAACGTGACCAAGCTCGGCCTGGCGCCGCTGACCAGCATGTACCTGTACGGCGAGAACCAGCCGTCGCCAGCGCAGGATTTCCGCCCCGAGGTGCACGACTCGGACGGCCTGTCGATCCACCTGGGCACCGGCGAATGGGTCTGGCGTCCGCTGGTCAATCCCAAGCGTCTGCTGGTGACGTCGTTTGCCGCGACCAATCCGCAGGGGTTCGGGCTGATGCAGCGCGACCGCAGCTTCAACAGCTACCAGGAAATCGGCGCGTGGTATGAGCGCCGGCCCAGCGGCTGGGTGCAACCGCGCGGCAACTGGGGCTCGGGCCGGGTGGAACTGGTGCAGATCCCGACGCCGGACGAAACCAACGACAACATCGTTGCGTACTGGGTGCCTGACAACCCGCCCAAGCCCAGGCAAGCCTTCGACTACGAGTACCGCCTGCTGTGGCAGAAGGACGGCGAGCAAGAGCCGCCGCTGTCGTGGGTGACCCAGACCCGCCTGGGCCAGGGGCAGACGCGCAGCAAGGAAGACACGAGCTTTTCGCTGGTGGTGGACTTCGAAGGCCCGGCCTTCCGCAGGCTGCCGGCGGACGTGCGCATCGACCCGGTGGTTTCGGCCGATGCCAACGGCGAGCTGTTGAAGACGTCGGTGCAGCGCAATGACGCGACCGGCGGCTGGCGCATGACCATGCTGATGCGCCGCAAGGACGAAACCAAGCCGGTAGAGTTGCGCGGCTATCTTCGCAACGGCAATACAACCCTGTCCGAGACGTGGAGCTACATCTTACCCCCCGGCTAAAGCAGCGACCGGCCCAGGCGGCGGCATGCGAGCGCTATCTCGACCGCCTGCCCGTATCGCCTGAAGTGCGCAGCGAACTGCTGGCCGACAGCGCCAGCCTGGCCGCCGCGGCGGCATCGGTCACGCCGCTGGCTGCGGTGACGCCGGTGATCCCGGTCACGGCCGACGGCCGCGACGCGCAGGAGGCCATCACGCGCCTGCAGTCGAGCCTGGCCGGCAAGGACACGCCGCCGGCGCACGGCAGCAGCGCCTACGCCTCGGTGCAGCGTCGCTTCGCCATGGCCTACGGCAATCCGCAGGTGGGCGGCGCGCCTTTGCTGCGCCGGCGCGACGACGGCACCGTAAAGGTGGACACCGGCCCCGCGCCCGAGCGCAGCTCGATGGTGCCGCGCCAGTGGCCGCCGCATATCGTCACCGGCTGCATCCGCAACACGTGGCGGCGCATGCTTGGGCGCCCCCCGGTTCCCGAAACGTGGGACACCCTGCACGACGGACCCGATGCCGAAGGCAAATGGCATCCAGCCGGCTCGCACCGCCGCTGGGTGCTGCTGGGCCTGGTCGGGATCCAGACCGTGCTGGCCACGTACTTCATGACCAACGTGCTGCCGTACCACGGTGCCGATCCGCTGGAGATTGCCATCCTGGTGCTGTTCGCCATCCTGTTCTCATGGGTGTCGGCCGGCTTCTGGACCGCGATGATGGGCTTCCTGGTGCTGGCCAAGGGCGGCGACAAGCATCTGATCTCGCGCTCGGCGGCGCCGGACCGGCCCGATGCGCCGATCGCGTCCGAGGCCCGCACGGCGATCATCATGCCGATCTGCAACGAAGACGTGACCCGCGTCTTCGCGGGTTTGCGCGCCACCTATGAATCGCTGTCGCGCACACCGCACCTGTCCAACTTCGATTTCATCGTGCTGTCGGACAGCGGCAATCCGGACCTGCGCACCGCCGAGCACGATGCCTGGATGGAACTGTGCCGCGCGGTCGGCGGCTTCGGCCGCATCTTCTACCGCTGGCGGCGCCACCGCGTGAAGCGCAAGACCGGCAACGTGGCCGATTTCTGCCGCCGCTGGGGCAGCAAGTACCGCTACATGGTGGTGCTCGACGCCGACAGCGTGATGAGCGGCGACTGCCTGGCCACGCTGGTCCGGCTGATGGAAGCCAACCCCGGCGCGGGCATCATCCAGACCGCGCCGCTCGCGGTGGGCCGCGAAACGCTGTATGCGCGCGTACAGCAGTTCGCCACGCGCGTGTACGGGCCGCTGTTTACCGCCGGGCTGCACTACTGGCAGCTGGGCGAGTCGCACTACTGGGGCCACAACGCCATCATCCGCGTCAAGCCGTTCATCGAGCATTGCGCGCTGGCGCCGCTGCCGGGCCGCGGCCCGCTGTCGGGCGAGATCCTGTCGCACGACTTTGTCGAGGCCGCGCTGATGCGCCGCGCCGGCTGGGGCGTGTGGATTGCCTACGACCTCGAAGGCTCGTACGAAGAACTGCCGCCGAATCTGCTCGACGAGGTCAAGCGCGACCGCCGCTGGTGCCAGGGCAACCTGATGAACTTCCGGCTGTGGCTCAAGCAGGGCTTCCACGTGGTGCACCGCGCGGTGTTCCTGACCGGCATCATGGCGTACCTGTCGGCGCCGCTGTGGCTGCTGTTCCTGCTGCTGTCCACGGCAATGCTGGCCAAGCATGCGCTGGTGCCGCCGGAATACTTCACGCAGCAATACCAGCTGTTCCCGACCTGGCCCGAATGGCATCCGGAGAAGGCCCTGGCGCTGTTCTCGGCCACGGCCACGCTGCTGTTCCTGCCCAAGCTCGCCAGCGTGGTGTTGCTGATGAAGCAGGCGCGGCGCTACGGCGGCGCGGTGCAGCTCTTTGCCAGCATGCTCATCGAGGTGCTGCTGTCCGCGCTGCTGGCGCCCACGCGCATGCTGTTCCATACCAAGTTCGTGGTCGCGGCATACAGCGGCTGGGGCATCTCGTGGAAATCGCCGCCGCGTGAAGATGCCGAGACCACCTGGGGC is a window of Cupriavidus taiwanensis LMG 19424 DNA encoding:
- a CDS encoding hemolysin family protein, with the translated sequence MEIAILLALILLNGLFAMSEIALVTARKARLQRQIENGDRGAIAAAKLGEDPTRFLSTVQIGITSIGVLNGVVGESTLAQPLGAWLQGFGVSETTAGYVATAIVVAGLTYFSIVLGELVPKRLGQMAPETIARLVARPIGWLAVASTPFVKLLSSSTRLVLRLLGTQVDRGPGVTEEEIHALLVEGSEAGVIEQHEHTMVRNVFRLDDRQLASLMVPRGDVVYLDVEASMEENLRRIEESDHSRFPVVRGGMHDIIGVVSARQLLARRLRGEEADLQAAVQPAVFVPESVTGMELLENFRASGGQIAFVIDEYGEVLGLVTLQDLIEAITGEFKAEAAGEQWAVQRDDGSWLLDGLIPIPELKDRIGLRQVPEEEKERYHTLSGMLLLLLGRLPQIADTVQWGDWRFEIVDMDGKRIDKVLAERLPPQDGPEEETTG
- a CDS encoding bifunctional 4-hydroxy-2-oxoglutarate aldolase/2-dehydro-3-deoxy-phosphogluconate aldolase, with product MSNQTSPLLQRLADVPVIPVLEFHSVDEALHVSEALVTGGLPLLEITLRTPVALEAIRAVAAALPQACVGAGTVLNAEQLHAVREAGAQFAVSPGLTPALAAGAQGAGISLLPGVATASEAMAALEAGFTFLKFFPAQAAGGVPMLKSLGGPLPQLHFCPTGGIDAALAPSYLALPNVVCVGGSWVVPKDAVAGGDWARIRALAQEAKALRTRP
- a CDS encoding helix-turn-helix domain-containing protein, producing METLTPASEATLDFPGLLRYWRGKRGYSQLALSLAAGVSQRHISFLESGRARPSREMVLALAERLGVPLRQRNRLLLASGFAPAYSEHALNAPPLQMVQQAIALILAKQEPYPAVVLDRFWNLVDANAAYRRMFHTLLGGRPPASLADDPHRVNLMLTVFDPDGLWPVIENARQVGRYLLRRVWQELQVQAHDQTARGLFARIADWQPDLVGPGGVLLPEDDGSDGPPPPLLPVVLHAGAFRASLFSTLTTLGIPQDVTLQELRIECFFPADDATRLLFETQGGAHERPVKSGSADR
- a CDS encoding sugar kinase, whose protein sequence is MSIDILAYGEPLVEFNQQPDDPSRYLQGFGGDTSNFCIAAARQGASTGYICAVGADTFGERLRALWTQERVDTRHVHVDAGAPTGVYFVSHDSHGHRFDYLREGSAASRYQHEQLPLGAIAAARYLHLSGISLAISTSACDAGLDAMEHARKAGTKVTLDTNLRLRLWSLARARGIMREAFRMTDVCLPSWDDITVLTGLDDRDAIADYLLGCGIGLVALKLGEEGSYIATPESRSLVPAYPVKPVDATGAGDCFGGSFVARLAAGADPFEAARYANVAAALSTTGYGAVAPIPDAQTVLARLAQSVSVIA
- a CDS encoding entericidin A/B family lipoprotein; this translates as MKKGWIWCVLFATLLAGCNTMAGLGQDIQRGGQKLESSAERHK
- a CDS encoding acyloxyacyl hydrolase; translation: MEADLGRCMRRFSPLACLTTTPHPFNVLPMCRPDQEARHDSHARCIPFLPTFSARRWQRPRRTAIAALLALAGCLSTAARAAPAVQLGYGFDDSHHVQKAEIAMLWDSGLAWGNPQGWQVDLQWEVNVARWLSDSNNNPNDLWEFGASPVVRIGWWRHTWVPFLELSVGARLLSGTRTSDDHVLSTAFQFSEYAGLGVMLGKDRNFAAGYRIQHLSNGGIKEPNPGTTFHVIYLRYRF
- a CDS encoding EAL domain-containing protein, translated to MDPDADDIVKGTAGGRDGAIQPSALVSALTARRAQAGHRAAILAIRLDRFASACETLGPDRSARLRGIVQARIACLLPPGAFMDWLAAADLVVITRLPAGVQDPGQVASRVADDLSRPFALDGFELHLSCSIGVANDHADIPAERSLQQAFDAMLRVNRQGGAGLARADKPVSPPAAPLLAALPDALERGELSLQLQPRADLAGAAVSGYTVRLRWQHPVLGRVAPQDFLPGVETLGLVGRIGNWLLESVLPLVRAAATIGPLRFTLLASSAQLHRPQMVEALAQALDAGGIAPAHLCIELPAGTVPTDADLIDRFAALRRRGLQLALGDFDDSPACREALAALEPDAVTLDARGLGHAREALGRADSLREACRAARRAGASVCAKGIETRQQLDAVRSWGCHSVQGYLLAQPFPAVWLLQTHAAIQQRARALLAPPA